Proteins encoded within one genomic window of Vulgatibacter sp.:
- a CDS encoding cysteine desulfurase family protein, whose product MNTLYFDHNASTPVLPRVRDALLLALDEGFGNPGAPHAYGRRAKAFVEVARGQVASLLGAAPDEIVFTGGATESSNLALRGTALLAGVPWLTLLTSAVEHPATVEPAKVLQRQGATWIRLPTTAAGTVDEAAGLEAIGALQGPAIVSLILAQNETGVIQPVARLAAAAREKGAVVHVDAAQAVGKIPVSVEALGADLLSLAGHKLYAPKGVGALYVRRGTRIAPLVVGAGHEGGLRPGTANVSSIAALGAACALAADDLEREAARQRALRDRLEMHLATGGFVVHGAGSERLPNTTNGRFPGARGGALLDAVPAIAATTGSACHAGEEQPSAVLTAMGLAAEEALGAIRLSLGRGTTEADVDRAAAALVAAAARLSAGC is encoded by the coding sequence ATGAATACGCTCTACTTCGACCACAACGCCTCCACCCCGGTGCTGCCCCGGGTCCGCGACGCCCTGCTGCTCGCGCTGGACGAGGGCTTCGGCAACCCCGGTGCGCCCCACGCGTACGGCAGGCGGGCGAAGGCCTTCGTCGAGGTGGCGCGGGGGCAGGTGGCCTCCCTCCTCGGGGCCGCCCCCGACGAGATCGTCTTCACCGGCGGCGCCACCGAGTCGAGCAACCTCGCGCTCCGGGGCACGGCGCTCCTCGCCGGCGTGCCCTGGCTCACCCTCCTCACCAGCGCGGTGGAGCATCCGGCGACGGTGGAGCCGGCGAAGGTGCTGCAGCGGCAGGGGGCCACCTGGATCCGGCTGCCCACCACCGCCGCCGGCACCGTCGACGAGGCGGCGGGGCTCGAGGCGATCGGCGCGCTGCAGGGCCCGGCGATCGTCTCGCTCATCCTGGCGCAGAACGAGACCGGCGTGATCCAGCCCGTGGCCCGGCTCGCCGCAGCCGCCAGGGAGAAGGGCGCGGTGGTCCACGTCGACGCGGCGCAGGCGGTGGGGAAGATCCCGGTCTCGGTGGAGGCGCTGGGCGCCGACCTGCTCTCGCTCGCGGGCCACAAGCTCTACGCCCCCAAGGGCGTCGGGGCCCTCTACGTGCGGCGGGGCACCAGGATCGCGCCGCTCGTGGTGGGGGCAGGGCACGAGGGTGGTCTGCGCCCCGGCACCGCGAACGTGAGCAGCATCGCCGCCCTGGGCGCAGCCTGCGCCCTCGCCGCCGACGACCTCGAGCGGGAGGCGGCGCGGCAGCGCGCGCTGCGCGACAGGCTGGAGATGCACCTCGCCACCGGGGGCTTCGTCGTCCACGGCGCCGGAAGCGAGCGGCTCCCCAACACCACCAACGGCCGCTTCCCGGGGGCCCGGGGCGGGGCGCTCCTCGACGCGGTGCCGGCCATCGCCGCCACCACCGGCAGCGCCTGCCACGCAGGCGAGGAGCAGCCGTCCGCGGTCCTCACCGCGATGGGGCTCGCTGCGGAAGAGGCCCTCGGCGCGATCCGGCTCTCGCTCGGACGCGGCACCACCGAGGCCGACGTCGATCGGGCAGCGGCGGCACTCGTCGCTGCAGCCGCCCGCCTGTCCGCCGGTTGTTGA
- a CDS encoding c-type cytochrome, protein MVRRIPSILAAALLASPLAAGAADKAAASDVEQVYLKKCKNCHGADGKAETKMGKKHEIDSFADAAWQGRHADDEIRDAITNGVPDTKMKAYKGKLTPEQIDALVGYVRGFHPDKAAQPAKAATPAPVAK, encoded by the coding sequence ATGGTTCGTCGTATCCCCTCGATCCTCGCAGCGGCGCTCCTCGCGTCGCCCCTGGCAGCAGGCGCAGCCGACAAGGCCGCCGCTAGCGACGTCGAGCAGGTCTACCTGAAGAAGTGCAAGAACTGCCACGGCGCCGACGGCAAGGCCGAGACCAAGATGGGCAAGAAGCACGAGATCGACTCGTTCGCCGACGCCGCCTGGCAGGGCCGCCACGCGGACGACGAGATCCGCGACGCCATCACCAACGGCGTGCCCGATACGAAGATGAAGGCCTACAAGGGCAAGCTCACCCCGGAGCAGATCGACGCGCTGGTCGGTTACGTCCGCGGCTTCCACCCCGACAAGGCGGCGCAGCCCGCCAAGGCCGCAACGCCCGCGCCCGTGGCGAAGTAG
- a CDS encoding DNA-methyltransferase — MRADPISLFPASAGHDDLYRVVKGDSIDLLARLPDESVDLVFADPPYHLSNGGFTCKGGKRASVNKGGWDASRGLATDHEFQLAWLREAQRALKPTGTLWVSGTQHVIFSIGFALQELGYHLLNTVTWYKPNAAPNLACRFFTHSTELVIWAAPQRSKKLLHTFNYRQMKAENGGKQMRDVWNLDYQVPEPDGEQVVWSLPTPAKREKVLGSHPTQKPLSLLDRIVRCSTEPGALVVDPFSGSGTTGVAAVAAGRRYIGFEREKEYVELSRLRIHAAAQTAAPRDAVGAA, encoded by the coding sequence ATGCGCGCCGACCCGATCTCCCTCTTCCCCGCCTCCGCTGGCCACGACGACCTCTACCGGGTCGTGAAGGGCGACAGCATCGACCTTCTCGCCCGCCTGCCGGACGAGAGCGTCGACCTCGTCTTCGCGGATCCGCCGTACCACCTCTCCAACGGCGGCTTCACCTGCAAGGGCGGCAAGCGGGCCAGCGTGAACAAGGGCGGCTGGGACGCGTCCCGGGGGCTGGCCACCGACCACGAGTTCCAGCTCGCCTGGCTCCGCGAGGCGCAGCGCGCCCTGAAGCCCACCGGGACCCTGTGGGTCTCCGGCACGCAGCACGTGATCTTCTCGATCGGCTTCGCGCTCCAGGAGCTGGGCTACCACCTGCTCAACACGGTGACCTGGTACAAACCCAACGCAGCGCCGAACCTCGCCTGCCGCTTCTTCACCCACTCCACCGAGCTGGTGATCTGGGCCGCCCCGCAGCGCAGCAAGAAGCTCCTCCACACCTTCAACTACCGGCAGATGAAGGCGGAGAACGGCGGCAAGCAGATGCGCGACGTCTGGAACCTGGACTACCAGGTGCCGGAGCCCGACGGCGAGCAGGTGGTCTGGAGCCTGCCCACCCCGGCGAAGCGGGAGAAGGTGCTGGGCAGCCACCCGACCCAGAAGCCGCTCTCGCTCCTCGACCGCATCGTGCGCTGCTCCACCGAGCCCGGCGCGCTGGTGGTCGATCCCTTCAGCGGCTCCGGCACCACCGGCGTGGCAGCGGTCGCTGCGGGCCGGCGCTACATCGGCTTCGAGCGCGAGAAGGAGTACGTCGAGCTCTCGCGCCTGCGGATCCACGCCGCGGCCCAGACGGCAGCGCCGCGCGACGCGGTCGGCGCGGCGTAG
- a CDS encoding cob(I)yrinic acid a,c-diamide adenosyltransferase, with amino-acid sequence MTFRIYTKTGDKGETGLFGGGRVRKDDLRVEAYGEVDELNACLGAAESAITDAQVKAWIRRIQDELFVLGAELATPDAEAMRKMFVPVDQGEIAAMETIIDEIDAEVEPLKNFILPGGHPGAAHLHLARTVCRRAERRLVTFAGHTQVREQVIVYLNRLSDLLFMLARLVNHRAGIEEPKWSAPRRQETR; translated from the coding sequence GTGACGTTCCGCATCTATACGAAGACCGGCGACAAGGGTGAGACGGGCCTCTTCGGCGGCGGCCGCGTGCGCAAGGACGATCTGCGCGTCGAGGCCTACGGCGAGGTCGACGAGCTCAACGCCTGCCTCGGCGCGGCGGAGAGCGCCATCACCGACGCACAGGTGAAGGCCTGGATCCGGCGGATCCAGGACGAGCTCTTCGTCCTCGGCGCCGAGCTCGCCACCCCGGACGCCGAAGCGATGCGGAAGATGTTCGTGCCGGTGGACCAGGGCGAGATCGCGGCGATGGAGACGATCATCGACGAGATCGACGCCGAGGTGGAGCCGCTCAAGAACTTCATCCTCCCCGGCGGCCACCCGGGCGCCGCCCACCTCCACCTCGCCCGCACCGTGTGCAGGCGGGCGGAGCGGCGGCTCGTCACCTTCGCCGGCCACACCCAGGTCCGCGAGCAGGTGATCGTCTATCTGAACCGGCTCTCCGATCTGCTCTTCATGCTCGCCCGGCTGGTGAACCACCGGGCCGGGATCGAGGAGCCGAAGTGGAGCGCGCCGCGGCGGCAGGAAACGCGCTGA
- the queG gene encoding tRNA epoxyqueuosine(34) reductase QueG, whose product MTLTPEERGALVRRLGAEAGVDRVGIAPARALDPAPFERFFAEGLHADMEWMRDERRTDPRLLLPGAEAVAVFALSYFDAAQPGGRVARYARGTDYHSILRRKLRKIRKALHAADPGLGTYGSVDWGPIAEKPWAQEAGIGWIGKNGTLITRTHGSWVLLGSLVLDRPCDPYDEPHANFCGACSACMPSCPTKAFPRPYVVDAGRCLSYQTIENRGPVPDDRKSDWLFGCDLCQEVCPWNERFAQQTREKGFAPRERGLWDVPLERLVAMEHGEWEERARGTALARPKHFGTVRNALIAAGTSGDSSMLATCAARLADPDEGVRDAAAWAVRRLGGDPAVLLREVEQLPPCGAGLSRDGDE is encoded by the coding sequence GTGACACTGACACCGGAAGAACGCGGCGCGCTGGTGCGCCGGCTCGGCGCCGAGGCCGGCGTCGATCGCGTGGGCATCGCGCCGGCGCGGGCCCTCGATCCCGCGCCCTTCGAGCGCTTCTTCGCCGAGGGGCTCCACGCCGACATGGAGTGGATGCGGGACGAGCGGCGCACCGATCCGCGCCTGCTCCTTCCCGGCGCGGAGGCGGTGGCGGTCTTCGCCCTCTCCTATTTCGACGCCGCGCAGCCCGGTGGCCGCGTGGCGCGCTATGCCCGCGGCACCGACTACCACTCGATCCTGCGCCGCAAGCTGCGGAAGATCCGCAAGGCGCTCCACGCCGCCGATCCGGGCCTCGGCACCTACGGCTCGGTCGATTGGGGCCCGATCGCGGAGAAGCCGTGGGCGCAGGAAGCGGGGATCGGCTGGATCGGCAAGAACGGCACGCTGATCACGCGTACCCATGGCTCCTGGGTGCTCCTGGGCTCCCTCGTCCTCGACAGGCCCTGCGATCCCTACGACGAGCCCCACGCCAACTTCTGCGGCGCCTGCTCCGCGTGCATGCCGTCGTGTCCGACGAAGGCCTTCCCCCGTCCCTACGTTGTCGACGCAGGGCGCTGCCTCTCCTACCAGACCATCGAGAACCGCGGCCCGGTGCCCGACGATCGGAAGAGCGACTGGCTCTTCGGCTGCGACCTCTGCCAGGAGGTCTGCCCCTGGAACGAGCGCTTCGCCCAGCAGACCCGGGAGAAGGGCTTCGCCCCGCGGGAGCGCGGCCTCTGGGACGTTCCGCTGGAGCGCCTCGTCGCCATGGAGCACGGGGAGTGGGAGGAGCGGGCCCGGGGCACGGCGCTGGCGCGGCCCAAGCATTTCGGCACCGTGCGCAACGCGCTCATCGCCGCAGGGACGAGCGGCGACAGCTCGATGCTGGCGACCTGCGCCGCGCGCCTCGCCGATCCGGACGAGGGTGTGCGCGACGCTGCGGCGTGGGCGGTGCGGCGCCTCGGCGGCGATCCCGCGGTGCTGCTGCGCGAGGTGGAGCAGCTGCCCCCCTGCGGCGCCGGCCTCTCCCGCGACGGCGACGAATAG
- the plsX gene encoding phosphate acyltransferase PlsX: MRPATIALDAMGGDFAPVEVVRGAARLSLETQLDLLLVGDEPQISALLSDTHHNPERIAVWHAPTWIGMGEKPADAVAQKPDASICVAAKLVADGHADALVTAGNTGAAVIACSHAFRLLAGVRRAALAAVYPTASTRGEKQDPFSLILDVGAGLEATADDLVAYAVMGSAYARVISKNPRPRVALLSNGTEAAKGLPAIVEAHERLEQVPGIDFIGNIEGIDIPLGTADVVVTGGFVGNVVLKMLEGVAETVLELARYAYKERLSWRMGLTMLGGGIKQLKALTDWEQYGGAPILGFDKLVIKAHGRSKEQAIYNAGKVAAKAVAAKVPESIAGLMVESPLRAAGE; the protein is encoded by the coding sequence ATGCGGCCCGCCACGATCGCCCTCGACGCCATGGGAGGAGACTTCGCACCGGTGGAGGTGGTGCGGGGCGCTGCGCGCCTCTCGCTGGAGACCCAGCTCGATCTCCTCCTCGTCGGCGACGAACCGCAGATCTCCGCGTTGCTCTCGGACACCCACCACAACCCCGAGCGCATCGCCGTCTGGCACGCCCCCACCTGGATCGGCATGGGCGAGAAGCCCGCCGACGCCGTGGCGCAGAAGCCGGACGCCTCGATCTGCGTGGCGGCGAAGCTGGTGGCGGACGGCCACGCGGACGCGCTGGTCACCGCCGGCAACACCGGCGCCGCGGTGATCGCCTGCTCCCACGCCTTCCGTCTGCTCGCCGGCGTGCGCCGCGCCGCCCTCGCCGCCGTCTACCCCACCGCCAGCACGCGCGGCGAGAAGCAGGACCCCTTCTCGCTCATCCTCGACGTGGGCGCAGGCCTCGAGGCCACCGCCGACGACCTCGTCGCCTACGCGGTGATGGGCTCCGCCTACGCCCGCGTGATCAGCAAGAACCCGCGGCCCCGCGTCGCCCTGCTCTCCAACGGCACCGAGGCCGCCAAGGGATTGCCCGCCATCGTCGAGGCCCACGAGCGGCTGGAGCAGGTGCCGGGCATCGACTTCATCGGCAACATCGAGGGGATCGACATCCCCCTCGGCACCGCCGACGTGGTGGTCACCGGCGGCTTCGTGGGCAACGTCGTGCTCAAGATGCTGGAGGGCGTGGCGGAGACGGTGCTCGAGCTCGCCCGCTACGCCTACAAGGAGCGGCTCTCCTGGCGCATGGGGCTCACCATGCTGGGCGGCGGGATCAAGCAGCTGAAGGCGCTCACCGATTGGGAGCAATACGGCGGCGCGCCGATCCTCGGCTTCGACAAGCTGGTGATCAAGGCGCACGGCCGCTCGAAGGAACAGGCGATCTACAACGCGGGCAAGGTGGCGGCGAAGGCGGTGGCGGCGAAGGTCCCCGAGTCGATCGCAGGGCTGATGGTCGAGTCGCCGCTCCGCGCAGCGGGGGAATGA